In one window of Streptomyces sp. NBC_01224 DNA:
- the pdxT gene encoding pyridoxal 5'-phosphate synthase glutaminase subunit PdxT encodes MSDTPVIGVLALQGDVREHLIALASADALARPVRRPEELAEVDGLVIPGGESTTMSKLASLFGMLEPLRERVRDGMPVYGTCAGMILLADKILDPRSGQETVGGIDMIVRRNAFGRQNESFEAAVEVAGIEGGPVEGVFIRAPWVESVGAQAKVVAEHGGRIVAVRQGNALATSFHPELTGDHRVHALFVDMVRAVG; translated from the coding sequence ATGAGCGACACCCCTGTGATCGGAGTCCTGGCTCTCCAGGGCGACGTACGGGAACACCTGATCGCCCTGGCCTCGGCGGATGCCCTGGCCAGGCCGGTCCGGCGTCCCGAGGAACTCGCCGAGGTCGACGGCCTGGTCATTCCCGGTGGCGAGTCCACCACGATGTCCAAGCTGGCTTCCCTGTTCGGCATGCTGGAACCGCTGCGCGAGCGGGTACGGGACGGGATGCCGGTCTACGGCACCTGCGCCGGAATGATCCTGCTCGCCGACAAGATCCTCGACCCGCGCTCGGGCCAGGAGACGGTCGGCGGGATCGACATGATCGTGCGCCGTAACGCCTTCGGGCGGCAGAACGAGTCCTTCGAGGCGGCCGTCGAGGTCGCCGGTATCGAGGGCGGCCCCGTCGAGGGTGTGTTCATCCGCGCCCCGTGGGTGGAATCGGTCGGCGCGCAGGCCAAGGTGGTGGCGGAGCACGGTGGCCGCATCGTCGCCGTGCGTCAGGGAAACGCCCTGGCGACGTCATTCCACCCGGAACTGACCGGGGACCACAGGGTTCACGCGTTGTTCGTGGACATGGTGCGCGCAGTCGGCTGA
- a CDS encoding YebC/PmpR family DNA-binding transcriptional regulator yields MSGHSKWATTKHKKAVIDAKRGKLFAKLIKNIEVAARTGGVDPEGNPTLVDAIQKAKKSSVPNKNIDSAVKRGGGLEAGGVDYQTIMYEGYGPNGVAVLIECLTDNRNRAASDVRVAMTRNGGSMADPGSVSYLFNRKGVVIVPKGELTEDDVLGAVLDAGAEEVNDLGDTYEVVSEATDMVAVRTALQQAGIDYDSAEANFLPTMQVELDEEGARKIFKLIDALEDSDDVQNVFANFDVSDEVMEKVDA; encoded by the coding sequence ATGTCCGGCCACTCTAAATGGGCTACGACGAAGCACAAGAAGGCCGTGATTGATGCCAAGCGCGGCAAGCTCTTCGCGAAGCTGATCAAGAACATCGAGGTCGCGGCCCGCACCGGCGGTGTGGACCCCGAGGGAAACCCGACCCTCGTGGACGCGATCCAGAAGGCGAAGAAGAGCTCCGTACCGAACAAGAACATCGACTCCGCGGTCAAGCGCGGTGGCGGTCTCGAAGCGGGCGGCGTCGACTATCAGACGATCATGTACGAGGGTTACGGCCCGAACGGTGTCGCGGTGCTCATCGAGTGCCTCACCGACAACCGCAACCGTGCCGCATCCGACGTACGTGTCGCGATGACCCGCAACGGCGGTTCGATGGCCGACCCCGGCTCGGTCTCCTACCTCTTCAACCGCAAGGGTGTCGTCATCGTCCCCAAGGGCGAGCTGACCGAGGACGACGTCCTGGGTGCCGTGCTCGACGCGGGCGCCGAGGAGGTCAACGACCTCGGTGACACCTACGAGGTCGTCAGCGAGGCCACCGACATGGTCGCGGTCCGTACCGCGCTCCAGCAGGCCGGCATCGACTACGACTCCGCCGAGGCCAACTTCCTGCCCACCATGCAGGTCGAGCTGGACGAGGAGGGCGCGCGCAAGATCTTCAAGCTGATCGACGCGCTGGAGGACAGCGACGACGTGCAGAACGTCTTCGCCAACTTCGATGTCTCGGACGAGGTCATGGAGAAGGTCGACGCCTGA
- the ruvA gene encoding Holliday junction branch migration protein RuvA: MIAFVSGPVAALALTTAVIEVGGIGMAVQCTPNTLAGLRIGKEARLATSLVVREDSLTLYGFADDDERQVFELLQTASGVGPRLAQAMLATHSPDALRIAVATDDEKALTAVSGIGKKGAQKLLLELKDRLGEPVGAHIGRQGIGTAVTSSWRDQLQAALIGLGYATREADEAVTAVAPQAEAALAEGGQAPVPQLLRAALQTLNRAR, translated from the coding sequence ATGATCGCCTTCGTCAGCGGCCCCGTGGCCGCACTCGCCCTGACCACGGCCGTGATCGAGGTCGGCGGCATCGGCATGGCCGTCCAGTGCACGCCGAACACCCTCGCCGGCCTTCGGATCGGCAAGGAGGCCAGGCTGGCCACCTCCCTCGTCGTGCGGGAGGACTCGCTCACCCTCTACGGCTTCGCCGACGACGACGAGCGCCAGGTCTTCGAGCTGCTCCAGACCGCCAGCGGAGTCGGACCGCGGCTCGCCCAGGCCATGCTCGCCACCCACAGTCCGGACGCCCTGCGGATCGCGGTCGCCACCGACGACGAGAAGGCGCTCACCGCCGTCTCCGGCATCGGCAAGAAGGGCGCGCAGAAACTGCTCCTCGAACTGAAGGACAGACTCGGCGAGCCCGTCGGCGCCCACATCGGCCGACAGGGCATCGGCACCGCCGTCACCTCCTCCTGGCGCGATCAGCTGCAGGCCGCCCTGATCGGTCTCGGCTACGCCACCCGTGAGGCCGACGAAGCGGTCACCGCTGTCGCCCCACAGGCCGAGGCGGCCCTGGCCGAGGGCGGACAGGCCCCCGTGCCGCAGCTGCTGCGCGCCGCGCTGCAGACCCTCAACCGCGCGCGCTGA
- the pdxS gene encoding pyridoxal 5'-phosphate synthase lyase subunit PdxS, which produces MSTLPTTPQSADSPATGTARVKRGMAEQLKGGVIMDVVNAEQAKIAEDAGAVAVMALERVPADIRKDGGVARMSDPNMIEEIIEAVSIPVMAKSRIGHFVEAQVLQSLGVDYIDESEVLTPADEVNHSDKFAFTTPFVCGATNLGEALRRIAEGAAMIRSKGEAGTGNVVEAVRHLRQIKNEIARLRGYDNNELYAAAKELRAPYELVKEVAELGKLPVVLFSAGGVATPADAALMRQLGAEGVFVGSGIFKSGDPAKRAAAIVKATTFYDDPKIIADASRNLGEAMVGINCDTLPEAERYANRGW; this is translated from the coding sequence GTGTCCACGCTTCCCACCACCCCGCAGTCCGCCGACTCCCCGGCCACCGGCACCGCTCGCGTCAAGCGCGGCATGGCCGAGCAGCTCAAGGGCGGCGTGATCATGGACGTCGTCAATGCCGAGCAGGCGAAGATCGCCGAGGATGCGGGCGCCGTGGCCGTCATGGCCCTGGAGCGGGTGCCTGCCGACATCCGCAAGGATGGCGGCGTGGCCCGGATGTCGGACCCGAACATGATCGAGGAGATCATCGAGGCCGTCTCCATCCCGGTGATGGCGAAGTCCCGCATCGGACACTTCGTCGAGGCCCAGGTCCTGCAGTCCCTCGGTGTCGACTACATCGACGAGTCCGAGGTCCTCACCCCGGCCGACGAGGTCAACCACAGCGACAAGTTCGCCTTCACCACCCCGTTCGTCTGTGGCGCCACCAACCTCGGTGAGGCCCTGCGCCGCATCGCCGAGGGCGCGGCCATGATCCGTTCAAAGGGCGAGGCCGGCACCGGAAACGTCGTCGAGGCGGTCCGTCACCTGCGCCAGATCAAGAACGAGATCGCCCGGCTGCGCGGCTACGACAACAACGAGCTGTACGCCGCCGCGAAGGAGCTCCGCGCCCCGTACGAGCTGGTCAAGGAGGTCGCCGAGCTCGGCAAGCTGCCCGTCGTGCTGTTCTCCGCGGGCGGCGTCGCCACCCCCGCCGACGCCGCGCTGATGCGCCAGCTCGGCGCCGAGGGCGTCTTCGTGGGCTCCGGCATCTTCAAGTCCGGCGACCCGGCCAAGCGCGCCGCCGCCATCGTGAAGGCCACCACCTTCTACGACGACCCGAAGATCATCGCGGACGCCTCCCGGAACCTGGGCGAGGCCATGGTCGGCATCAACTGCGACACCCTGCCCGAGGCCGAGCGCTACGCCAACCGTGGCTGGTAA
- a CDS encoding phosphatidylinositol mannoside acyltransferase, with protein MSGAPGDTRPGLRDRLTDGLYGLGWTAVKKLPEPVARALFRTIADQVWKRRGKGVLRLESNLARVVPGASPARLAALSKAGMRSYMRYWMESFRLPTWSPARIKASIDVTDAHRLTGGLDTGRGVILALPHLGNWDLAGAWVTTDLKVPFTTVAERLKPETLYDRFVAYREGLGMEVLPHSGGAAFGTLARRLRAGGLVCLVADRDLSASGVEVKFFGDTARMPAGPALLAQQTGALLLPVTLSYDDTPVMKARIHPPVEVPESGSRTEKTSSMTQALADAFAVGIAEHPEDWHMLQRLWLADLENREDRP; from the coding sequence GTGAGCGGCGCACCGGGTGACACGCGGCCCGGCCTGCGGGACCGGCTGACCGACGGGCTGTACGGGCTCGGCTGGACCGCCGTCAAGAAGCTCCCCGAACCAGTCGCCCGGGCCCTCTTCCGTACCATCGCCGACCAGGTGTGGAAGCGGCGCGGCAAGGGCGTGCTACGGCTGGAGTCGAATCTGGCACGGGTCGTGCCCGGGGCTTCCCCGGCCCGGCTCGCCGCGCTCTCCAAGGCCGGGATGCGCTCGTACATGCGCTACTGGATGGAGTCGTTCCGGCTGCCCACCTGGAGTCCGGCGCGGATCAAGGCGTCCATAGACGTGACGGACGCGCACCGGCTGACCGGCGGGCTGGACACCGGCCGCGGTGTCATCCTCGCCCTGCCGCACCTGGGGAACTGGGACCTGGCCGGAGCCTGGGTCACCACCGATCTCAAGGTGCCCTTCACCACGGTCGCCGAGCGGCTCAAGCCCGAGACGCTGTACGACCGGTTCGTGGCCTACCGCGAGGGACTCGGCATGGAGGTGCTGCCGCACAGCGGCGGCGCCGCCTTCGGTACCTTGGCGCGGCGGCTGCGCGCGGGCGGCCTGGTCTGTCTGGTCGCCGACCGTGATCTGTCGGCGTCCGGCGTCGAGGTGAAATTCTTCGGCGACACCGCACGCATGCCCGCTGGGCCGGCGCTGCTGGCCCAGCAGACCGGGGCGCTGCTGCTGCCGGTGACCCTCTCGTACGACGACACGCCCGTGATGAAGGCGCGTATCCATCCGCCGGTCGAGGTGCCGGAGTCAGGCAGTCGTACGGAGAAGACGTCCTCGATGACACAGGCGCTGGCCGATGCCTTCGCCGTCGGAATCGCCGAGCATCCGGAGGACTGGCACATGCTGCAACGGCTCTGGCTGGCCGACCTGGAGAACCGGGAGGACCGGCCGTGA
- the pgsA gene encoding phosphatidylinositol phosphate synthase: MLNKYARAFFTRVLTPFAALLLRLGVSPDAVTLIGTAGVMAGALVFFPMGEFFWGTIVITIFVFSDLVDGNMARQAGISSRWGAFLDSTLDRVADGAIFGGFALWYAGNGDDNVMCAVAIFCLASGQVVSYTKARGESIGLPVAVNGLVERAERLVISLVAAGLAGLHKFGVPGIQILLPIALWIVAVGSLVTLVQRVVTVRRESAEADAAEAAAADRGSGAAQ; encoded by the coding sequence ATGCTGAACAAGTACGCGCGTGCATTTTTTACGCGTGTCCTCACACCGTTCGCCGCACTGTTGCTCCGTCTCGGCGTGAGTCCTGACGCGGTCACTCTGATCGGTACGGCCGGGGTGATGGCAGGTGCGCTGGTCTTTTTCCCGATGGGGGAGTTCTTCTGGGGCACGATCGTCATCACGATCTTCGTCTTCTCCGACCTCGTCGACGGCAATATGGCCCGGCAGGCCGGTATCTCCAGCCGCTGGGGCGCGTTCCTGGACTCGACCCTGGACCGGGTCGCCGACGGGGCGATCTTCGGAGGGTTCGCGCTCTGGTACGCGGGCAACGGCGACGACAACGTGATGTGCGCGGTCGCGATCTTCTGCCTGGCGAGCGGCCAGGTGGTCTCGTACACGAAGGCGCGCGGTGAGTCGATCGGGCTGCCGGTCGCGGTCAACGGTCTTGTGGAACGCGCCGAGCGGCTGGTCATCTCGCTGGTCGCGGCCGGACTCGCGGGTCTTCACAAGTTCGGTGTCCCCGGGATTCAGATCCTGCTGCCGATCGCGCTGTGGATCGTCGCCGTGGGCAGCCTGGTGACGCTCGTGCAGCGGGTCGTGACGGTGCGCCGCGAGTCCGCGGAGGCCGACGCGGCCGAGGCCGCTGCTGCGGACCGGGGGAGCGGGGCCGCACAGTGA
- a CDS encoding glycosyltransferase family 4 protein — protein sequence MKIGIVCPYSWDVPGGVQFHIRDLAEHLIRLGHQVSVLAPADDETPLPPYVVSAGRAVPVPYNGSVARLNFGFLSAARVRRWLHDGTFDVIHIHEPTSPSLGLLACWAAQGPIVATFHTSNPRSRAMIAAYPILQPALEKISARIAVSEYARRTLVEHLGGDAVVIPNGVDVGFFAGAEPKAEWQSERARSSVEGGGGSREGGTIGFIGRIDEPRKGLPVLMRALPSILAARPDTRLLVAGRGDEEEAVASLPEEMRERVEFLGMVSDEDKARLLRSVDVYVAPNTGGESFGIILVEAMSAGAPVLASDLDAFAQVLDLGAAGELFANEDADALAAAALRLLGDPERRTELRERGTAHVRRFDWSTVGADILAVYETVTDGAASVAADERTGLRARFGLARD from the coding sequence GTGAAGATCGGCATCGTCTGCCCGTACTCCTGGGACGTACCGGGAGGTGTGCAGTTCCACATCCGGGACCTGGCCGAACACCTGATCCGTCTGGGACATCAGGTGTCGGTGCTGGCACCGGCCGACGACGAGACACCGCTGCCGCCGTACGTGGTCTCGGCGGGCCGGGCCGTGCCCGTCCCGTACAACGGCTCCGTGGCCCGGCTGAACTTCGGCTTCCTCTCGGCCGCCCGGGTGCGCCGCTGGCTGCACGACGGCACCTTCGACGTGATCCACATCCATGAGCCGACCTCGCCGTCGCTGGGGCTGCTCGCCTGCTGGGCGGCGCAGGGGCCGATCGTCGCCACGTTCCACACCTCCAACCCGCGCTCCCGGGCCATGATCGCCGCGTACCCGATCCTGCAGCCCGCGCTGGAGAAGATCAGCGCGCGCATCGCGGTGAGCGAGTACGCACGCCGGACCCTGGTCGAGCACCTGGGCGGCGACGCGGTCGTCATCCCCAATGGGGTCGATGTCGGCTTCTTCGCCGGGGCCGAGCCCAAGGCCGAGTGGCAATCGGAGAGGGCACGAAGCTCGGTCGAGGGCGGTGGGGGGAGCCGGGAGGGCGGCACGATCGGCTTCATCGGGCGTATCGACGAGCCACGCAAGGGCCTGCCCGTCCTGATGAGGGCGCTGCCCTCGATCCTTGCCGCGCGTCCGGACACCAGGCTGCTGGTGGCGGGCCGCGGCGACGAGGAGGAGGCCGTCGCCTCGCTGCCCGAGGAGATGCGCGAGCGCGTCGAATTCCTCGGCATGGTGAGCGACGAGGACAAGGCGCGGCTGCTGCGCAGCGTCGATGTGTACGTCGCGCCCAATACGGGCGGCGAGAGCTTCGGGATCATCCTGGTCGAGGCGATGTCGGCCGGTGCGCCGGTCCTGGCCAGCGATCTGGACGCGTTCGCGCAGGTCCTGGACCTGGGTGCGGCAGGCGAACTCTTCGCCAACGAGGACGCGGACGCGCTGGCGGCGGCGGCGCTCCGGCTGCTCGGAGACCCGGAGCGGCGTACGGAGCTGCGCGAACGGGGAACCGCGCACGTGCGGCGCTTCGACTGGTCGACGGTCGGGGCGGACATCCTCGCGGTGTACGAGACGGTGACGGACGGCGCGGCGTCGGTGGCGGCCGACGAACGCACGGGCCTGCGCGCACGCTTCGGACTGGCACGGGACTAG
- the ruvC gene encoding crossover junction endodeoxyribonuclease RuvC, with the protein MRVLGVDPGLTRCGVGVVEGVAGRPLTMLGVGVVRTAADAELGHRLVAIERGIEEWLDEHRPEFVAVERVFSQHNVRTVMGTAQASAVAMLCASRRGIPVALHTPSEVKAAVTGSGRADKAQVGAMVTRLLRLDAPPKPADAADALALAICHIWRAPAVNRLQQAHAAAAAAVRTSRVPRTPAAPVRKVPR; encoded by the coding sequence ATGCGGGTACTCGGCGTCGACCCGGGGCTGACCCGGTGCGGTGTCGGCGTCGTCGAAGGCGTCGCCGGTCGGCCCCTGACGATGCTCGGCGTCGGAGTCGTCCGCACCGCGGCCGATGCGGAGCTCGGCCACCGGCTGGTGGCCATCGAGCGCGGCATCGAGGAATGGCTCGACGAGCACCGGCCCGAATTCGTCGCCGTGGAGCGGGTGTTCAGCCAGCACAACGTCCGTACGGTGATGGGCACCGCCCAAGCCAGTGCGGTCGCCATGCTCTGCGCATCCCGGCGCGGCATACCGGTCGCCCTGCACACCCCCAGCGAGGTCAAGGCGGCCGTCACCGGCAGCGGCCGTGCCGACAAGGCACAGGTCGGAGCCATGGTCACCCGGCTGCTGCGGCTCGACGCCCCACCGAAACCCGCCGACGCGGCCGACGCCCTCGCGCTCGCCATCTGCCACATCTGGCGCGCCCCCGCCGTCAACCGCCTCCAGCAGGCACACGCGGCAGCCGCCGCAGCGGTTCGCACCTCACGCGTTCCCCGTACACCCGCAGCTCCCGTCCGGAAGGTCCCCCGATGA